aattttaattcaaatttttttaaatcaatttttaatatacaaatcaatgtaaaaaactcaaaacaacaaaaatattgattaaaaatcaaaaattaataaaaaattggcattttgtatgaaaaaaagtatttcaaaatatgggccccccccatttttattttaaaaattttggacaaaacaattgagtttcatttggagcggcctaaaataatttaaaaaaaattctcgatttCGAatcttttccaaaaatttgtaaactttaaatcgaatcataattttttgatattttttaataaatttttacttaccttAGGTAAAAATTATCCCACTGTGTGCTTGAGTTACTACAGAGTGGTCCCTTACTTCGTTCGAAAAGCACGAAAATTCATTTGAGTTGATCTTGTTGCACAAATCAGTcgctttttaaattcattaaaaatattttctcgattttttgaaaaaaataattgaaaataatttaattttttgtcaaatttgtgTAGATTACAGAACGTAAAAGTGATTCAAACTCGAAAACTTCagttttgtatcaaaatattGGCAAAATTTGAGATGTAAGTTTCCCGCGTCATCTTTGTATGCGTCTCAGGTtacatttgtttattttttttgtgaattccaGAGTCAagcgtaaaaaataaacaaataaatggaGTATCTAACAATCGAACAGCAACTTTtcgaaaagcaacaaaaaggaGAGAACACAGATTGTTCCTTTGTCTTCAAAATCACCACAGAAGAGGgaaaaatgacagaaaaaattatccacGGACACAAAATCCTTCTTTCAGCTGCATCAAAATACTTCGAAGTAAACTTCAAAGCAGAATGGGATGGAAACAAACCGATTCTTATTACTTCGTTTGACTGGATTGTGTTTGATAAACTCATCCGGGCGATTTACCTGAGTGAAGTAACGTTTGAAACTTTGGAAGAGGCAATCGATATCTACGAAGCGgctcatttttatcaaatagaGCGCGTTCTTGAGCTTTTGCGAAATGCGATTCAAggttattttttggaaaagaaGACTGTAGAAATTTCTCCACTTGCCAAAATTGCATGGAAATTTCAAGAttacaaattaattccttTCGTTTCGAAATATTTCTGTGCAAATACtgacaaaattatcaaaaatgatgattttatgGGATTTTCCACTGAGGCGATCAACTGGCTCTTCCAATATGACGACTTGTCTGCAAATGAAATTGATCTCGTAAAAGCTTTggaaaaatatcttcaaaccAACAAAGACGTAACGAAATCGATGATCAAGCCAGCAATCGAAAAAATCCGCTTTCTCGCAATAAAAGATGAAGAATTTGCGAAAACAACTCTTTTGACGCAAACTGAGAAGGATTTCTTGAGGGGAAAAATCAacgttaatttttctaatttatcgAAGAGCAAGTGTGGCAGAAAAACTAAGACTTTCTTTGCTCAATTACCCGATAACATAAAACTTGAACTCGCAGATAAACTGTCGTTTGAAAGATGTTGGGTCTGCAAACAGTATCATAGTGTTGTGTGTTGTTCTAAAGTAAAGCAATTGTACCATGCATACCATTCAGTTCAAAATTATTGGAATTCAGTTAAATTAAACGATATGTCCTCTTCTAACTTGTCTGCAATTTTGAGATCGTTTCAACAAGAATCAAAAACAAAGgttgaattttcatcatttgctAATATAGATGACGTTTTACGCAATATTCAAACTGTATAAATACTAGAAATCAACTTTTCAAAACAAGCgtacattattttatattcttttcaattgtacggtttaaaataaatgttgtctaaattaaaatattaatgctTTTATTCAGAGCTTAAACTAAAGGTTTGTAAACAGTTAATTAAgtatattttacttttgatttttgagcaagcaatttttaattgactttttgctttaaaagcactttgaggcaaaatttttaaaaatgaaatgagggttttgaaatactattttcacacaaaatgaaaaaattttaacaatttttgggtgtaaagaatatttttgatgttttttttactatttacctCAAGATTTGCTAACTTAGAAAagatttaagaatattttatattaaaatttaaaaaaataaaattccttaaaaaataactgtcgaaaaaatttgcaaaataaattcagtaattttttgaaaaatatttttagagaagaaaatttatgataaaatataattttcaaaacaaaaattagtaaaatttgagaattttttaaaaatgtttttgaaaatttcttgaaaaattataaaaataatacagaaaaacggtcatttgtaataaaatttttaaatatttttttttgttttgattttcgacTTCTAAAATGGGacattagaatttatttttgattttcatttggagcggcctaaatcaaatttaaaaattaaatcaataaaaaaaaaaataaaatcaaaattaattaattaaatattaaagttataaatctaagttattaaatattttcaaatttttcaaaaaaaataaaaataaataaataaaaataaggcaagtgcaatttcaaaaaatgtttcagatGTCCACCCACCtaactttttccgaaaattcaaGGAGGGAATAatggaataatgataatagttttgaaatattttaaccttcaaaacatacgaaaaatgactagaaatcatcaaaaattggttgaaatctataatttttgttatattttgcaatttttaaagggTTAGactaattttcatagaaaaaattaaaaaaaaaaataaagtttgaaatttgccaaaaatttttaagtttcaaaaaagtcgttaaaaaattttttaattttttcttgaaatttttttttcgaaaatttgtcaaaattttaaaacaaaagatgcaaaatgtcttcaaagcacacaatttaatgtaaaagctCTTTAAAAATAGTGTATAAGagtgaaaaatcatcaatatcattgttttccattatcattattcattacTCCCACCTCCTTACTTTTTGAGgtccaaaataatgtgaaacattttttgaaattgtacttgcctaaaataaaatgtgaattatattttaaaaaattaaattctgctGAAATTCCTatacaaaagatttttaaaaaaacattttttaattttttttttaatttctacttaggccgctccaaatttttttctatgtttttgtcccctgccccatttcaaaagccgaaaatccaatggggcaaaataaaaaaaaaagttaaaaatttcatcaaaattgaccgttttttggtccttttccttactttttcaatgaattttcaaaaatttttcaaaatttttttgtgctgaaatttgtattttaacataaattttcttctctaaaaatattttcaaaaaaattatttttcaaaaatttttgacggttatttttatgaaatttttttgttaaaatttttaacttaaaattctttcaaatcaattttaaatcatcaaatctaaatgtagataccataaaaacatctaaaatattcatgaatgaccaaaatttgttaaaattttgtcattttgtatgtaaaagtatttcaaaacttttttttttattttgcccccccccccattttgaaaaaaatcttttgggacaaaaacatcgaaaaaaatttggaacggccttattttcggaaaaaagtaaaaaaattacttttaaataccAAAATCCATGCAACGTTCCTACccaagatttaaattaattttttttaaagattttttttttttggaaaattttacctcttttcccttttgaatttcaacttttaacaaattttcggaaaaagtttaaaaaaaatgaagtgactttgatattttttgcaattaaatcatacttttttttttggaaaaatacttaaaaaattacaaaaaaaaaatcaaacgtaGTAAATATTATCTAAAATATCAGTAGCTTCTCTAAAGATCAATAAAGAACTCGCTCGATATGGCATATTTTCaagttctttcaaaatttcgatGATCTGAGTGGCGGGATATTCCTCGAAAAACGTGTGAAATTCGTCATTCACCTTTGTCAAGGGCTCAATTCGATCATACACCGGATATTGTGTACAAGCTTTTCTACATGTGGTGACATCATGCGGCTCCCGACAAAcccaacaataaaatttatcaacttttcTAACGAGTTCAATTTGAAGATGTGACGGCAACAGCGAGAAAAATGACTTGACGTACCGAGGATTCGTGCTTGGCGAAAAATTCGTGTAATTCAAAGTGGTTTGACTTCCTCCTTTGAGAAATTCCTTGTGAGCTGGAGTCAAAAATTCGATTTCCTGAATTTCGTGCTCCAACATTGTCAAAAATCTTATGGCGCCGATTGCTGATTCGACCATTGACGATGAAATTGATTCATTagtttgcaaatatttttgcagaGCTTTTGCCAAACCGCATTCCGTTACCGATAAATCGTCATGTTGGTACAGCCAGTTGATGACGTCGGGATGAAAACGCATAAAATCCGGATCCTCGATGATTTTGTGGGCATTTGTGGCGAAATATTTGGACACAAACGGAATTAATTTGCAATCTTGGTACTTCCAGGCGGTGTTGGCGAGCACAGAAATGGCCAAAAATTTTCCAGCGATGCAAAATGACTTCATCGCGTCCGACAAGAGATCCAATTCGCGTTTCATTTGGTAGAAATGGGCAGCTTGATAGATCGTCGCAGCTTCGTCCAATGTTTCAAAGTCGATTTTTCGTAAGTAAACGGCTCGCAAAAGTTTATTGAAAACGTCGTGGTTGAAGGTTGTGATCAAAATCGGTGAATTTGTGTCCCATTCAGCTTTGAAATGGGTCTCGAAATATTTGGAAGCTGCCGAAAGAATGATTTTGTGACCGTGGATTACAATTTCGGgattttcttcgtcttttgtgttgaaaatgaAGGAACAATCTGCGTATTCGcctttttgttgcttttcgtAAAGTTGCTGTTCAAAGGTCAAAAGTtccatttttctgaaattaaaacgaaattaattgaaaactctcaaaaagtaaacaaacttAACCTGAGGTAAGgactttaaaaacttacttttctaattatgtaaatatttttacagaaatcttaagtttttggatgtcatttaatttcttgacacgttttatttagaattttcacagaaaattaaggtaatttttgtgtttttttttagaaaaattgagaaaactctcaaaataaatttcaaaagtgaTTTTGTTTAAACTCGGATCAACTCAAATAAGGCTGGTACAACAATTGAAAATGTATCCATTTTCTTCCtacctttaaatatttttaggttagttttcaaatttttgacatatcattgaatttaaaaaaaaaaaaatttctcaagccTCAGGGTAAATCCGCCACTGAAAgtcataattttctatttttttaaggaaaaatatcgAACAAATAAGTTTATTCCTAAtatgttcaaattttgaggCTCCTCCTccgattttttcgaaaaatataaattgaatatgaaatgaaaacatttttgacctttttcggaattttttgattgaaaaattaggGCTTAATAAAATcgtacaaaaatacaaaaaaaaataacaaaataaaattcttattgaagaagaaaaattttttaggtcacgtgatcaaaattaattttttcacaaaatttttattttgggagaatttgtttgatttttctttaattcgaagttcaaattttaaaataatataaacgtAAATCGAAATCAATGTTTTacgtctaaaaatttcaaaaaattaaaaacaaattttatttttaccgcatttcgaagagaaaatgcggtattaaattcgacttgtcgtctgtgtgtgtgtgtgtgtcagtaacgctgtgccccgaaaattgtttattttttattttttcaaaaatcaaggagatttcgatggaaatcatctttagaatgaatatttattcaattttagctttgaaatccatcgaaaattgattaaaacttgacttgaaaaaaaagacttgacttaaaacttgacttgaaaaagtctgtagttgataaaaagttcggaaaattgaaatgaggattatgaaattgtaaagtgaGGACTACAATAAAGAGTAGGTATGTAATATCGGAATGCGGTATAGTaagtcgttctttagacgactactttttctatttttttatctcttcttTTTTACTAAATCGATTGTagcgaaaaaattcattgaatcaatttttttttattttttgatcttatTCATTAGGTAatctaacttaaaaatatatgaaaaaaaatataaattaagagaaatttttcaaaaaaaaaaaaaaaattattaaaaatttagtaaatttaaaaagaaactcCTACATGAAAATATgtcttttaacaatttttttttaattatttattttaattattaaattacttttttattttaaattttttgaatggttttttaaaaatttagttaaatttgaatgaagaactcaaaatgaatattaaaaaatttgccgaataaaaatgaaaaaaaaagaaatcaaaatttttgataattgtatCGGCCTTAAAAATGAGTTCCACTAACTTTGTTCGAAAAGCACACAAATTCATTTGAGTTGATCTTGATAAACAAAACAGACGCTTGtaatttttctcgtaaattttcttaattttttgtaagaaaacatCAAAGCTTCCtcaattttatgtgaaattcgTATAAATTACGTGAttgtaaagtaatttaaagtgacaaataatatttttccgtgaaattattgatgaaattcaatatgtaagttttctgaattttttcgatttttaagatttaggtattttctattttgttttaatttcaaatttcaatttcagacGTCAAAcggaaatctgaaaaaatggAGTATCTGACACTTGAACAGCAGCTTTTCGAGAAACAACAAAAGGGCGAAAACACGGATTGTTCTTTTGTCTTCAAGATAAGAACGGAAGACGGAAAAATGACTGCAAAAGTACTTTACGGACACAAAAGCATCCTATCAACGGCATCAAAGTACTTCGAGGCAAATTTCAAAGATGAATGGAATGGCACGTCACCCATCGTAATTACCACTTTTGACTGGGAAATCTTCGATAAACTCATGCGAGCGATTTATCTGCGTGAAATCACCTTTGACGGCATTTTGGAAGCAATCAACATCTACGAAGCagctcatttttatcaaatgcaTTGCGTACTAGAATTACTAAGAGacgaaataatttacaattatttgGACTATCGACACCATTTTTTGTCAGATTTGGCGAAAACTGCCTGGAATTATCAAGATTACAAATTGATGCCGTTCGTCGTGAAATATTTCTGTGCAAATActcaaattttgatcaaaagtgCGGATTTTATGGATTATCCTACGGAAGTGATCAACTGGTTGTTCCAGTACGAGGACTTGTCGGCAAACGAAACTGATCTCGTAAAAGCGCTGGAAAAATATCTCGAGACAAACGTTGGCATGGCGACAAGCATGATTAGGCCAGCGATCGAAAAAATTCGCTTTCTCGCAATTGACGATCCACATTTCGGAGAAACAACTTTGTTGACGCAAGCCGAGAAGGATTTTTTGTTGGGAAAACCGAACGTTAATGTCGTCAAGTTGTCGAAGAGTGAACGTGGCAGAAAggtgaaaactttttattctCGTTTGCCGCcagaaattcaatttgaattgACGGAAAAAGTTTTCGGCAATAAATGTTGGTATTGTGAAACTTACGATCATGATGTTGTGGATTGCGATGAAGTAAAAGCAACGTTTCCGGTTTATAGtcgtttgagaaattttcctcAACATTTTTCTAGCTGTTCAGCAAAGCAAATTCTTTGGATTTTGAGAGAGTTTCATAAGCTTTCTGCCTCACAGGAGTTTGCTGCGTTTGCCAAAGTTGAtgaaatatggaaaaatcCTTATATTTATAGTTTGAGTATGcctttagtttaatttttttttttttgcttacaatcaacatttttttctgtgaaatttcttaaataaattaaaaatacaactttttcttgtataaaaaaaataataattttttagacgaaaatttcatacaaaattttatttaggccgttcaaattttttacgatgtttttgtcccaaaagattttttttaaatggggcaaaataaaaaaaaattaaaaatttcatcaaaatttaaattttttgtcttttttcaagaaattaaaaaaaggtttttaattttcaatttctattcaatttcaatttcaaatttaaaattttaattcattttcaattttttttattgaaaaacgaaatttaaaatgaattttcttcaaatttcgttcttcaataatttttttttaaatttctttcaaaaattttttaaatttcttgaaaaaatatgactcCTCGCAATTTCATacactttcaaaacaaaactatgtcaaagaaaaaattttttttctgtttcaattttttggcagttttgagttataaaatgattaaaaatgataaattagagccctctgacaaatttttatccatttggagcaaaaatttgacaaaaattggtttgatacagtttttgatttagttttgctcttgatttagttttcaaaacaaaactatgtcaaagaaaaaattttttttcagtttcaattttttggcagttttgggttataaaatgaataaaaatgataaattagagccttctgacaaatttttatccatttggagcaagatttgataaaaattgctttgacacagtttttgacatagtttttttgctcttgatttagtttttaaaacaaaactatgtcaaagaaaatttttttttcaaattttttggcagttttgataaaaattgataaattagagcctttgacaaatatttatccatttgtttttgacacagtttttgacacagtttttttgctcttgatttagttttcaaaacaaaactatgtcaaagaaaatttttttttcagtttcaattttttggcagttttgggttataaaatgaataaaaatgataaattagagccttctgacaaatatttatccatttggagcaaaaatttgacaaaaattgctttgacacagtttttgacacagtttttttgctcttgatttagttttctgaaaacaaaactttgtcaaagtttttaaaaaatttttttttcagtttcaattttttggcagttttgagttataaaatgattaaaaatgataaattagagccttctgacaaatatttatccatttggagcaaaaatttgacaaaaattgctttgacacagtttttgacacagtttttttgctcttgatttagtttttaaaacaaaactatgtcaaagaaaaatttttttttcagtttcaattttttggcagttttgagttataaaatgaataaaaatgataaattagagccctctgacaaatttttatccattcggagcaagatttgtcaaaaatggctttgacacagtttttgatttagtttttgtggcctaaaaaaatttatcaaaaaaaaaatcctaaaaatttggctaaaaaaatacgatttcgTCCCACTGTGAGTTTGAGTTACTAAAGGAGTTGCCACTAACTTCGTTCGTTCACTTTAATCATTCATTTGAGTCGATCGTCTTGAACAAAACGGACgcttgcaaaaaatttctcgtaatatttgaagaaaaaaccccaaagtttctttaattttctgtaaaatttatgaagattttGTGACAAAGAAGTGTTTTACAGTCGAAAACtgtatttttgtgtgaaaaatttgacaaaaccTTGATTTGTAAGTTTGTTGTATTTTCTCATCAAGTTATTGAggttattctaaaaatttttctttcgcatttcagaattttttatctatcCACAACTTAATGGACTCATCAAAAATGGATTGTTCAACTATTGAGCAGCAACTTTacgaaaagcaacaaaaaggaGAATTCACGGATTGCGCTTTTGTCTTCAAAGTTCAAACAGAGGATggaaaattctcgaaaaataTCATTCACGGTCACAAACTCGTTCTTTCCGGTGCCTCAAAGTACTTCGAGACGAATTTCAAGTCCGAGTGGAACGGAAATTCCGTAATTGAAATAACGTCGTTCGACATCAAGACCTTTGGAATGCTCATGCGTGCAATTTACCTGAACGAAGTCATTTTTGAGAGCGTTGAAGAAGCTTTGAACCTCTACGAAGCGGCTCGTTTTTACCAAATTGAGCGAATTCTCGATTTGTTGCGCCAAAAGATCCCAAAGATTTATTTGATCAACAAACTTGTCGCATTATCGGCCTTGTTCGAAATGGCAAAGCAACCTCCTGACAGTCCTGATCACATTTTATTGGCGTTCGCAACGAAATATTTCATCGCAAACACGCAAAAAATCATCGCGAATGACGATTTTTTGCAGTATCCGCCAGATTTGGTGAATTCGTTATTTTTGCACGATGATCTCTCTGCCGAGGAAATTAATCTCGTGATTGCGTTGGAAAATTACATTGAAGTTAATGGAGTGGAGAAAAAATCTTTGCTTAAGCCAGCAATCGGAGCTTTGCGATTTTTGTCACTTCCGAAGGACAAAATCAGGGAAACTTTGTTGTTGACTGACTCGGAGAAGGAATTTTTGCTCGGGCAACGCAATCGGGACCTTTGCTACTTGTCAAAGAGCAGAAATGGCAGAAAAGTGCgagatttttttactcaattgcCAGCAAGAATTCAACTGGAACTGATGGATAAGCTTTCGCGGAACAAATGTTGGGTTTGTGACAAATATCATGGAGTAGCAAATTGTGACAAAGCGCAGAAAAAGTAtccattttacaaaaaattgataccgTTGGCATATTATGCAATACAAAGTCCGGATAATGtcgtcaaaattttgtcagaaTTTCAAAAGGCATCAATTATGTACTCGGATTTTGCAGCATTTGCCAACATTGGAGATGTGTTGAACGAAAATTATTGTATTAGATGGTTTTAAgtgatttacaaaataaaatttaatttgtagacTGAAAACCTAAACTAAAACGATTTTATTTCTCACTTTTTGTCCCTTGAAAAAAGGGAAGAataatacataaatattttttattttttcgtatgcaatttttttgatttttttttacatttcattctcttaataattagtttttattgttttaaaattttaattgaatttatttaaaaatttaaaatttttaaagatagaaattaaaaaaaattaaatatcatcaaaaatgcccgattttgcatattttttttaattttttttttttgaataatttttgctttattttataaaaatttttatctcaaaaatttttttttcaaaaatttggtcaaaaactGGTCTGAAAATTgccattttatatgaaaaagtatttcaaaactttattattagttttgaaaaaatttttgaaatacattttgaaaaaaaatcttttaggataaacatataaaaaaaattaaatcgtgacttaaaaaatttttcgtctaaattttaatagcaaatattctttgttttttttgtaagatttattaaaattgtaatttttcatgatttttttttcaaaaaattccaaaaatttttccattttataatttacatttgtaatattttctgAATATATTCAAGAAAATCAGAGCggtttacaaaaaatgaaaaaattatataataaattaaaatatgtaaaatctatcgttaattttcttctaaaaaatattatttttaattttttttttttttgatattttgacgaaatgaaaattttaaatatcaaaaattaaatattttcattcactGACACTTATTGTAATTTTAGGTTGTGTcttctgtttaatttttatattttttcacattttttcggttaaacttatttttcaaaaaaaaatacgaaaaacgtaaaattaaaGAGATTCTTGTGATGATTTtagtcttttaaaaaaaattttcatctgtaaaaatgaaaaatttaatcttattttCAGCTAATATCTTTGTCCTCTCAAGGCCCAATTTAGATGACTTTTACAAACAGCACAAATAACGTGATCGCATCCGGTCGTTTTTTGTATTATGGccttaaaacataaaaaaataaaaaaaaattattgtaaaaactgttaaaaaaatttactgctTACTCCACATCTATGACATTCCATAACCTCTCGATTTTGAAACATGGCGTCCATTTGAGCTTGAGTTTGTTTCTCGTTTTCAGCTTTTTGTTGCAATTCACGGTCTCGTTTGAGCTTTTCGTGGTATTCTTTGCATGTGCCGTCATgaattacctaaaaaaagttgggtttttgagtaaaaaagtataaaaaaaaaatgaaacataacctcaaaaataaCACATAACTAGAAATTGATCAATTCGCgccaaaatcaaaaaatactgTAAgggtactttttttaaaaattgaattaatattatttttttgtccctaaattagtaaattatgtttgaatgacaaaaattaaattttattttaaatttttagaaattttatttcaataaaatattttttttttaaataaaattctaatttttgaaagaaaatgatatttttgaatcaatttttttttaattattatttaggcgaataaatttaatatttacattttttgtcccatgaggattttctcgAGGGGGGGAAAGagggaatttttgatttttaacatttatttaattttagtttatatttgGGTGCATTCAAGATTGCTCATCGATGgacatcaatgattttttccaaaatttttttcatcgaacgcGTTCAAGTTTAATAAGATGGATTGTTCGATTCATCGGGACACAtcgaaaatcgtaaaaatatgtcattaaagtcaaaaatattcatcaaaaaacagaTTTATGatcgaaaaaatatcacagaaaaaatcatgatggaaTCGATGAGTGATCTTGAATGCAcccattattttaaaatttgaacttaaaagtaaaaaaaaatcaacaaaacctcccaaaataaaaatttttgaaaaaaaaaataattttggtcacgtgactttcaaaaaaatgtttttcaacatttcaatggaaaatgtcgtaattaagcaaatttctttagtttttttatataattttaccataaacagtaatttttcatgattttttttatataaaaattccaaaatatgtcaaaaatatttgtattttatatttaattttcccccctgaattttttcgacaaaatccgagaggggggagacaaaaaatggatatattaaatttattcgccttaaaatttttttattcataaagccaaaaatttgtaaatttcagggtcaatttaaaataaaaaaaaacaaatactactggcgaaaaaattttttttaaaagaaaaatgaaaatttttttaaattaaaaatttctgaaattcgctcgaatctaaaaaaaaaaaataaataaaataaaaattattaccttACACTTCAAACAATTCCGTGCTTGGCAAATGGGACAAATGAACATGACCACATTCTCGTCATACGTGCACCATCCTTCGCAATTTGCCACCAAACAATGAAAGGTATTTTCCATTTGACTCTCCGCCTGTCTTAATGACTTTGCCAAATGTTTTTTGTACAGCTCCATCGTGACAATTGCCCGTATTTCGCGGTCTTGCAGGCAACAAACGCACTGATAGACGTCATCTTGAAAGGGACACTTGACTGCCG
The sequence above is drawn from the Culicoides brevitarsis isolate CSIRO-B50_1 chromosome 1, AGI_CSIRO_Cbre_v1, whole genome shotgun sequence genome and encodes:
- the LOC134836851 gene encoding uncharacterized protein LOC134836851: MEYLTIEQQLFEKQQKGENTDCSFVFKITTEEGKMTEKIIHGHKILLSAASKYFEVNFKAEWDGNKPILITSFDWIVFDKLIRAIYLSEVTFETLEEAIDIYEAAHFYQIERVLELLRNAIQGYFLEKKTVEISPLAKIAWKFQDYKLIPFVSKYFCANTDKIIKNDDFMGFSTEAINWLFQYDDLSANEIDLVKALEKYLQTNKDVTKSMIKPAIEKIRFLAIKDEEFAKTTLLTQTEKDFLRGKINVNFSNLSKSKCGRKTKTFFAQLPDNIKLELADKLSFERCWVCKQYHSVVCCSKVKQLYHAYHSVQNYWNSVKLNDMSSSNLSAILRSFQQESKTKVEFSSFANIDDVLRNIQTV
- the LOC134838462 gene encoding uncharacterized protein LOC134838462, encoding MELLTFEQQLYEKQQKGEYADCSFIFNTKDEENPEIVIHGHKIILSAASKYFETHFKAEWDTNSPILITTFNHDVFNKLLRAVYLRKIDFETLDEAATIYQAAHFYQMKRELDLLSDAMKSFCIAGKFLAISVLANTAWKYQDCKLIPFVSKYFATNAHKIIEDPDFMRFHPDVINWLYQHDDLSVTECGLAKALQKYLQTNESISSSMVESAIGAIRFLTMLEHEIQEIEFLTPAHKEFLKGGSQTTLNYTNFSPSTNPRYVKSFFSLLPSHLQIELVRKVDKFYCWVCREPHDVTTCRKACTQYPVYDRIEPLTKVNDEFHTFFEEYPATQIIEILKELENMPYRASSLLIFREATDILDNIYYV
- the LOC134838165 gene encoding uncharacterized protein LOC134838165; its protein translation is MEYLTLEQQLFEKQQKGENTDCSFVFKIRTEDGKMTAKVLYGHKSILSTASKYFEANFKDEWNGTSPIVITTFDWEIFDKLMRAIYLREITFDGILEAINIYEAAHFYQMHCVLELLRDEIIYNYLDYRHHFLSDLAKTAWNYQDYKLMPFVVKYFCANTQILIKSADFMDYPTEVINWLFQYEDLSANETDLVKALEKYLETNVGMATSMIRPAIEKIRFLAIDDPHFGETTLLTQAEKDFLLGKPNVNVVKLSKSERGRKVKTFYSRLPPEIQFELTEKVFGNKCWYCETYDHDVVDCDEVKATFPVYSRLRNFPQHFSSCSAKQILWILREFHKLSASQEFAAFAKVDEIWKNPYIYSLSMPLV
- the LOC134837058 gene encoding uncharacterized protein LOC134837058, whose amino-acid sequence is MDSSKMDCSTIEQQLYEKQQKGEFTDCAFVFKVQTEDGKFSKNIIHGHKLVLSGASKYFETNFKSEWNGNSVIEITSFDIKTFGMLMRAIYLNEVIFESVEEALNLYEAARFYQIERILDLLRQKIPKIYLINKLVALSALFEMAKQPPDSPDHILLAFATKYFIANTQKIIANDDFLQYPPDLVNSLFLHDDLSAEEINLVIALENYIEVNGVEKKSLLKPAIGALRFLSLPKDKIRETLLLTDSEKEFLLGQRNRDLCYLSKSRNGRKVRDFFTQLPARIQLELMDKLSRNKCWVCDKYHGVANCDKAQKKYPFYKKLIPLAYYAIQSPDNVVKILSEFQKASIMYSDFAAFANIGDVLNENYCIRWF